Proteins from a genomic interval of Bradyrhizobium sp. CCGB01:
- a CDS encoding branched-chain amino acid ABC transporter permease: MISWPNLVSQLFNGLALGALLALISSGLTIIYGTLGVLNLAHGAMFMIGGYAGFVAYQYTESFVLAVIAGSLFVMLLGVLMERVIIRHFYHRPHEDQLLVTFGLGICFVELVRLIFSSQSQLVPPPALFQGITNLGFMFYPTYRLAVVGIVAIALGALFIILYRTRLGMIVRAGIEDSVMVDSLGINVYRVFMVVFGIGAMAAGFAGIVNAPVVSLTPGIGDDILVQTFVVVVIGGVGSFPGAILGGLIAGEIISVTSMFNPGYAYVMLFAAMTLVLVVRPHGLLGVQGRE, encoded by the coding sequence ATGATCAGTTGGCCCAACCTCGTTTCACAGCTTTTCAACGGGCTCGCGCTCGGCGCTTTGCTCGCGCTGATCAGCTCCGGCCTGACCATCATCTACGGCACGCTCGGCGTGCTCAACCTCGCGCATGGCGCGATGTTCATGATCGGCGGCTATGCCGGTTTCGTCGCCTACCAGTACACGGAATCGTTCGTCCTCGCCGTCATCGCGGGCTCGCTGTTCGTGATGCTGCTCGGCGTTCTCATGGAACGCGTGATCATCCGGCACTTCTATCACCGCCCGCACGAGGATCAGCTGCTCGTGACCTTCGGGCTCGGAATTTGTTTCGTCGAGCTCGTGCGCCTGATCTTCTCGAGCCAGTCGCAGCTGGTGCCGCCGCCGGCGCTGTTCCAGGGCATCACCAATCTCGGCTTCATGTTCTATCCGACCTACCGCCTCGCCGTGGTCGGCATCGTCGCGATCGCGCTCGGCGCGCTGTTCATCATCCTCTACCGCACCCGGCTCGGCATGATCGTGCGCGCCGGCATCGAGGATTCGGTGATGGTCGATTCGCTCGGCATCAACGTCTACCGCGTCTTCATGGTCGTGTTCGGCATCGGCGCGATGGCCGCGGGCTTTGCCGGCATCGTCAACGCGCCGGTGGTGTCGCTGACACCGGGCATCGGTGACGACATCCTGGTCCAGACCTTCGTGGTGGTGGTGATCGGCGGCGTCGGCTCGTTCCCCGGCGCCATCCTCGGCGGCCTGATCGCCGGCGAGATCATCAGCGTCACCTCCATGTTCAACCCCGGCTACGCCTATGTGATGCTGTTTGCGGCAATGACGCTCGTACTCGTGGTGCGACCGCATGGCCTGCTCGGCGTCCAGGGCCGCGAGTAA
- a CDS encoding substrate-binding protein, with amino-acid sequence MTDDLIRRGLSRRGLLQTTAGLIGGSMLPAMPAFAEDKPIGSYPAGVSGSTAFIGISVPRTGTYAVQGEDELKGYQLAIEHINSGHDLIKKISPKTSKGVLGKELKFGVADSAAKPNEAVQAQQRFISENKAIMITGGTSSAVAVALNKLAQREHVLFVCGISGSNDTTGKDCVRYGFRQNFFGQTAAAAIGPVMVREFGKGKKAAYLTPDYTYGHTVTKSMQDFLATAGWTTVTNQVAPLGAPDYSSYLLNVANSGADVLINVNWGHDAVLSTQQAKQFGVLDKMKLVVPYQVPFIARETGGLMQGVYAATDYWWTIEDKFPLAKMFNEAFEKKYGYKPEWGAENAYVSFAHWARMCEQAGSFNPPDVIKAYEKGETIPSLVGDVHYRPEDHQCVRPVIIVKGKQQKDMKNKEDWYDVVEIVKGEGLMQKPDAFGCHPGDYS; translated from the coding sequence ATGACTGACGATCTCATCCGCCGCGGCCTTTCGCGCCGCGGCCTGCTCCAGACCACGGCAGGCCTCATCGGCGGCTCGATGCTGCCCGCGATGCCGGCCTTTGCCGAGGACAAGCCGATCGGCTCCTATCCCGCCGGCGTGTCGGGTTCCACCGCCTTCATCGGGATCTCGGTGCCGCGCACCGGCACCTATGCCGTGCAGGGCGAGGACGAGCTCAAGGGCTACCAGCTCGCGATCGAGCACATCAACAGCGGCCACGACCTGATCAAGAAGATCTCGCCGAAGACCAGCAAGGGCGTGCTCGGCAAGGAGCTGAAGTTCGGCGTCGCGGATTCCGCGGCCAAGCCGAACGAGGCGGTGCAGGCGCAGCAGCGCTTCATCAGCGAGAACAAGGCGATCATGATCACCGGCGGCACGTCGAGCGCCGTTGCGGTCGCGCTCAACAAGCTCGCGCAGCGCGAACACGTGCTGTTTGTGTGCGGCATTTCCGGCTCGAACGACACCACCGGCAAGGACTGCGTTCGCTACGGCTTCCGCCAGAATTTCTTCGGCCAGACCGCCGCTGCGGCGATCGGCCCGGTGATGGTGAGGGAGTTCGGCAAGGGCAAGAAGGCGGCTTACCTGACGCCCGATTACACCTATGGACACACCGTCACCAAGTCGATGCAGGATTTTCTCGCGACCGCGGGCTGGACGACAGTGACCAACCAGGTCGCCCCGCTCGGTGCGCCCGACTATTCCTCGTATCTGCTGAACGTCGCGAACTCCGGCGCCGACGTGCTCATCAATGTCAACTGGGGCCACGACGCGGTGCTGTCGACCCAGCAGGCCAAGCAGTTCGGCGTGCTCGACAAGATGAAGCTGGTCGTCCCCTACCAGGTGCCGTTCATCGCGCGCGAGACCGGCGGCCTGATGCAGGGCGTCTACGCCGCCACCGACTATTGGTGGACGATCGAGGACAAGTTCCCGCTGGCCAAGATGTTCAACGAGGCCTTCGAGAAGAAGTACGGTTACAAGCCGGAATGGGGCGCCGAGAACGCCTATGTCAGCTTCGCGCACTGGGCCCGCATGTGCGAGCAGGCCGGCAGCTTCAATCCGCCCGACGTGATCAAGGCCTATGAGAAGGGCGAGACGATCCCCTCCCTCGTCGGCGACGTGCATTACCGCCCGGAGGACCACCAGTGCGTCCGCCCGGTGATCATCGTCAAGGGCAAGCAGCAGAAGGACATGAAGAACAAGGAAGACTGGTACGACGTCGTCGAGATCGTCAAGGGTGAAGGCCTAATGCAGAAGCCGGATGCGTTCGGCTGCCATCCCGGCGACTACAGCTGA
- a CDS encoding MarR family winged helix-turn-helix transcriptional regulator produces MVQAKKVQRSKVTTPAKRTGGAMRDSDYAALAQFRYQIRSFLAFSEAAAAQQGLTPTQHQALLGIKGFVRPGPATVGDVARFLLIRHHSAVELINRLAKLELVSRVADPEDARRVLLKLTKKGEQKLQALSRKNLEELRRAASPALSRLLKSFRVASEA; encoded by the coding sequence ATGGTTCAGGCGAAGAAGGTGCAGCGCTCCAAGGTGACGACGCCGGCCAAGCGCACCGGCGGCGCGATGCGTGATTCCGATTACGCCGCGCTGGCACAGTTCCGCTACCAGATCCGCAGCTTTCTGGCGTTCAGCGAGGCGGCGGCGGCCCAGCAGGGTTTGACGCCGACGCAGCACCAGGCGCTGCTTGGTATCAAGGGCTTTGTCCGTCCGGGACCCGCGACCGTCGGTGACGTCGCGCGATTCCTGCTGATCCGCCATCACTCCGCTGTCGAACTCATCAACCGCCTCGCCAAGCTCGAGCTGGTCAGCCGGGTTGCCGACCCCGAAGACGCGAGACGCGTCCTGCTCAAGCTGACGAAGAAGGGGGAGCAGAAGCTCCAGGCCCTTTCCCGGAAGAATCTCGAAGAGCTCCGCCGCGCCGCGAGCCCGGCATTGAGCCGGCTGTTGAAGTCGTTCCGAGTCGCCAGCGAGGCCTGA
- the prfA gene encoding peptide chain release factor 1, with protein sequence MSSLPEAKLDVLLAHHASLEAESLGQLASERYVQITRELAEITPLIEAVKAYRAAVKELADTEALIADPATDAEMRGMAEAERDELAPKIEELVQKIRVALLPKDAMDDRNVVLEIRAGTGGDEASLFAGDLFRMYERFAALQGWKVEVISASEGTVGGYKEIIAEVQGRGAFSKLKFESGVHRVQRVPDTETQGRIHTSAATVAVLPEVEDVDVDIKNDDLRIETMRAQGAGGQHVNKTESAIRITHIPTGIVVMMQDSRSQHKNRASAMNILRSRIYDAERQRADAARSAERKEKVGSGDRSERIRTYNFPQGRVTDHRINLTLYKLPQVIAGEALGELTDALTTEHQAAQLAAQGAAA encoded by the coding sequence ATGTCGTCACTCCCCGAAGCCAAACTGGACGTCCTGCTCGCGCATCACGCCTCGCTCGAGGCCGAATCGCTGGGCCAGCTCGCCTCCGAGCGCTATGTGCAGATCACGCGCGAGCTCGCCGAGATCACGCCGCTGATCGAGGCGGTGAAGGCTTATCGCGCTGCCGTCAAAGAGCTTGCCGACACCGAGGCGCTGATCGCCGATCCTGCGACGGATGCCGAGATGCGCGGCATGGCGGAAGCCGAGCGCGACGAGCTGGCGCCGAAGATCGAGGAGCTGGTCCAGAAGATCCGCGTCGCGCTGCTGCCCAAGGACGCCATGGACGACCGCAACGTGGTGCTGGAAATCCGCGCCGGCACCGGCGGCGACGAGGCCTCGCTGTTCGCCGGCGATCTGTTCCGGATGTACGAGCGCTTCGCTGCCTTGCAGGGCTGGAAGGTCGAAGTGATCTCGGCGAGCGAAGGCACGGTCGGCGGCTACAAGGAAATCATCGCGGAGGTCCAGGGCCGCGGCGCGTTCTCGAAACTGAAATTCGAATCCGGCGTGCACCGCGTGCAGCGCGTGCCCGACACCGAGACGCAAGGACGTATCCACACCTCCGCCGCGACGGTCGCCGTGCTGCCGGAGGTCGAGGATGTCGACGTCGACATCAAGAACGACGATCTGCGCATCGAGACCATGCGTGCGCAAGGCGCCGGCGGCCAGCACGTCAACAAGACGGAATCGGCGATCCGCATCACCCACATTCCGACCGGCATCGTGGTGATGATGCAGGACAGCCGCTCGCAGCACAAGAACCGCGCCTCCGCCATGAACATTCTGCGCTCGCGCATCTATGATGCCGAGCGCCAGCGCGCCGATGCCGCCCGCTCGGCCGAGCGCAAGGAGAAGGTCGGCTCCGGCGACCGCAGCGAACGCATCCGGACCTATAATTTCCCGCAAGGCCGCGTCACCGATCATCGCATCAACCTGACGCTCTACAAGCTGCCCCAGGTGATCGCCGGCGAAGCGCTCGGCGAATTGACCGACGCGCTGACCACCGAGCACCAGGCCGCGCAGCTCGCCGCACAAGGTGCGGCGGCGTAG
- the ptsP gene encoding phosphoenolpyruvate--protein phosphotransferase produces the protein MRSASGGPRVLLRRLRETMAEQVSAQERLDKIVVLIAANMVAEVCSVYVLRIDNTLELYATEGLNREAVHHTVLSAHEGLVGLVASEATPLNLSDAQNHPAFSFRPETGEEIYHSFLGVPILRAGNTLGVLVVQNRAKRNYVEEELEALQTTAMVLAELIASGELSALAQPGQEPAARHSAQKVGAILSEGIALGHVVLHEPRVVIKDYIAEDLPKEIKRLDTALTKLRADLDRMLERGDVAEGGEHREVLEAYRMFANDQGWSHKLHEAVATGLTAEAAVERVQSDTRARMLRSTDPYLRDRLHDLEDLGYRLMRQLVGQDHAPSREQLPDNAIVIARAMGPAALLDYDRKRLRGIVLEEGTANSHVSIVARALGIPAVGEVPNAPGIADPGDAIIVDGTSGSIYVRPSQEVEAAFAERVRFRARRQAQYLALRDLPCVTKDGQKVELMINAGLAIDLPHIEDTGSAGIGLFRTELQFMVGQSLPRTSDQLALYRTVLDAAGTKPVTFRTLDIGGDKALPYMEAVIEENPALGWRAIRLGLDRPGLLRGQIRALLRAGGGRALRIMFPMISEVAEFDSAKALVERELTYLRQHGHTLPERIDIGTMVEVPALLYQLDELLKKVDFISVGSNDLFQFLFAVDRGNAKVSERFDTMSAPILRVLREIARKSNEAKKSLSLCGEMASKPIGALALIAMGYRSLSLSATALGPVKAMVIDLDVKKAEAMLGPLLDAPSGSVSIRQKLTEFAEAEGLAL, from the coding sequence ATGCGGAGCGCGTCGGGAGGTCCCCGCGTCTTGTTGAGACGGCTCCGCGAAACCATGGCGGAGCAGGTCTCGGCCCAGGAGCGGCTGGACAAGATCGTGGTGCTGATCGCCGCCAACATGGTGGCGGAGGTGTGCTCGGTCTATGTGCTGCGCATCGACAACACGCTCGAACTCTACGCCACCGAAGGCCTCAACCGCGAGGCGGTGCACCATACCGTGCTGAGCGCCCATGAGGGCCTGGTCGGCCTCGTCGCCAGCGAGGCGACCCCGCTCAACCTGAGCGACGCGCAAAACCACCCGGCCTTCTCGTTCCGCCCGGAGACCGGCGAAGAAATCTACCACTCCTTCCTCGGCGTGCCGATCCTGCGCGCCGGCAACACGCTCGGCGTGCTGGTGGTGCAGAACCGCGCCAAGCGCAACTATGTCGAGGAGGAGCTCGAGGCGCTCCAGACCACCGCGATGGTGCTGGCGGAACTGATCGCCTCCGGCGAATTGTCGGCGCTCGCCCAGCCGGGCCAGGAGCCGGCCGCCCGCCATTCGGCACAGAAGGTCGGCGCGATCCTCTCGGAAGGCATTGCGCTCGGCCATGTCGTGCTGCACGAGCCGCGCGTCGTCATCAAGGACTACATCGCCGAGGATCTGCCGAAGGAGATCAAGCGGCTCGACACCGCGCTGACCAAGCTGCGCGCCGATCTCGACCGCATGCTGGAGCGCGGCGACGTCGCCGAGGGGGGCGAGCACCGCGAGGTGCTGGAAGCCTATCGCATGTTCGCCAACGACCAGGGCTGGTCGCACAAGCTGCACGAGGCGGTCGCCACCGGCCTCACGGCGGAGGCAGCCGTCGAGCGCGTGCAATCCGACACCCGCGCGCGCATGCTGCGCTCGACCGATCCCTATCTGCGCGACCGGCTGCACGATCTCGAGGACCTCGGTTATCGCCTGATGCGGCAGCTGGTCGGGCAGGACCACGCGCCGTCACGTGAACAATTGCCCGACAACGCCATCGTCATCGCGCGCGCGATGGGCCCAGCGGCGCTGCTCGACTACGACCGCAAGCGCCTGCGCGGCATCGTGCTGGAGGAAGGCACCGCCAATTCCCACGTCTCGATCGTGGCCCGCGCGCTCGGCATTCCCGCCGTCGGCGAAGTCCCGAACGCGCCCGGCATCGCCGATCCCGGCGACGCCATCATCGTCGACGGCACGTCGGGCTCGATCTATGTCCGCCCGTCGCAGGAGGTCGAGGCCGCCTTCGCCGAGCGCGTGCGCTTCCGTGCCCGCCGCCAGGCGCAGTATCTGGCGCTGCGCGATCTTCCGTGCGTCACCAAGGACGGCCAGAAGGTCGAGCTCATGATCAACGCAGGGCTCGCCATCGACCTGCCGCATATCGAGGACACCGGCAGCGCCGGCATCGGCCTGTTCCGCACCGAGCTGCAATTCATGGTCGGCCAGAGCCTGCCGCGCACCAGCGACCAGCTCGCGCTCTATCGCACGGTGCTGGATGCCGCAGGCACCAAGCCCGTGACCTTCCGCACCCTCGACATCGGCGGCGACAAGGCACTGCCCTATATGGAAGCGGTGATCGAGGAGAATCCCGCACTCGGCTGGCGCGCGATCCGGCTCGGGCTCGATCGTCCCGGCCTCTTGCGTGGCCAGATCCGCGCGCTGCTGCGCGCCGGCGGCGGCCGGGCGCTGCGCATCATGTTCCCGATGATCTCGGAGGTCGCCGAATTCGACTCGGCGAAGGCGCTGGTCGAGCGCGAGCTGACCTATCTGCGCCAGCACGGCCATACCCTGCCGGAGCGCATCGACATCGGCACCATGGTCGAGGTGCCCGCCCTGCTCTACCAGCTCGACGAGCTCCTGAAGAAGGTCGACTTCATCTCGGTCGGCTCCAACGATCTGTTCCAGTTCCTGTTCGCAGTCGACCGCGGCAATGCCAAGGTTTCCGAGCGCTTCGACACCATGTCGGCGCCGATCCTGCGCGTGCTGCGCGAGATCGCGCGGAAGTCGAACGAGGCAAAGAAGTCGCTGTCGCTGTGCGGCGAGATGGCCTCCAAGCCGATCGGCGCACTGGCGCTGATCGCGATGGGCTATCGCTCGCTGTCGCTCTCGGCGACCGCGCTCGGCCCGGTCAAGGCGATGGTGATCGATCTCGACGTGAAGAAGGCCGAAGCGATGCTCGGCCCGCTGCTGGACGCGCCCTCGGGCAGCGTCTCGATCCGGCAGAAGCTGACGGAGTTTGCCGAGGCCGAGGGCCTGGCGTTGTAG
- a CDS encoding aspartate kinase: protein MSRLVMKFGGTSVANIERIRNVARHVKREVDAGHEVAVVVSAMSGKTNELVAWCTEASPMHDAREYDAVVASGEQVTSGLLAIVLQGMGIQARSWQGWQIPIKTSDAHASARIEDIDGSEIIKRFQERKEVAVVAGFQGINPETNRITTLGRGGSDTSAVAIAAAVKADRCDIYTDVDGVYTTDPRIVPKARRLDKIAFEDMLELASQGAKVLQVRSVELGMVHNMPIFVRSSFDKPEDIDPHANQPPGTLICSEEEIMESHVVTGIAFSKDEAQISVRQIEDKPGVAASIFGPLADANINVDMIVQNVSEDGKTTDLTFTVPAADYTRARDTITAAKGKIGYARLDTATDVAKISVIGSGMRSHAGVAAQAFSALAGRNINIRAITTSEIKFSVLIDTAYTELAVRTLHTLYGLDQA from the coding sequence ATGAGCCGCCTCGTGATGAAATTCGGCGGCACGTCCGTCGCCAACATCGAACGTATCCGCAACGTCGCACGCCATGTGAAGCGTGAGGTCGACGCCGGCCATGAGGTGGCCGTGGTCGTCTCGGCGATGTCCGGCAAGACCAACGAGCTGGTGGCCTGGTGCACCGAGGCCTCGCCGATGCACGACGCGCGCGAATACGACGCCGTCGTCGCTTCCGGCGAACAGGTGACATCCGGCCTGCTTGCCATCGTGCTTCAGGGCATGGGCATCCAGGCCCGCTCCTGGCAGGGTTGGCAGATCCCGATCAAAACCAGCGACGCCCATGCCTCGGCCCGAATCGAGGACATCGACGGCAGCGAGATCATCAAGCGCTTCCAGGAGCGCAAGGAGGTCGCGGTTGTCGCCGGCTTCCAGGGCATCAACCCCGAGACGAATCGCATCACCACGCTCGGCCGCGGCGGCTCCGACACCTCGGCCGTGGCGATCGCCGCGGCCGTCAAGGCGGATCGCTGCGACATCTACACCGACGTCGACGGCGTCTACACCACCGACCCGCGAATCGTGCCGAAGGCCCGCCGCCTCGACAAGATCGCGTTCGAAGACATGCTGGAACTGGCCTCCCAGGGCGCAAAAGTGCTCCAGGTCCGCTCGGTGGAACTCGGCATGGTCCACAACATGCCGATCTTCGTCCGCTCGAGCTTCGACAAGCCCGAGGATATCGACCCGCATGCCAACCAGCCGCCCGGCACGCTGATCTGCAGCGAGGAGGAGATCATGGAAAGCCACGTCGTCACCGGTATCGCCTTTTCGAAGGACGAGGCCCAGATCTCGGTGCGCCAGATCGAGGACAAGCCCGGTGTGGCAGCGTCGATCTTCGGCCCGCTGGCGGACGCCAACATCAACGTCGACATGATCGTTCAGAACGTCTCCGAGGACGGCAAGACCACCGACCTCACCTTCACGGTACCGGCGGCCGACTACACCCGCGCCAGGGACACGATCACGGCCGCCAAGGGCAAGATCGGCTATGCCCGGCTCGATACCGCCACCGACGTCGCCAAGATCTCGGTGATCGGCAGCGGCATGCGCAGCCATGCCGGCGTCGCCGCCCAGGCGTTCTCGGCCCTCGCCGGACGGAATATCAACATCCGGGCCATCACAACCTCCGAGATCAAATTCTCGGTTTTGATCGACACGGCTTACACAGAGCTTGCGGTGCGCACCCTGCACACGCTCTACGGTCTCGATCAGGCCTAG
- a CDS encoding PH domain-containing protein translates to MARYIDEILQPGERVLYSTNAHWIFYFPAILAWIVALGLLLLSGQTSVEGLAILCRIAAGVVALAALFWTLKGWFHRFTTETDVTNLRVVHKTGFIKRRTFEMALDKVESVDVNQSILGRILNYGDVTINGVGEGRETIRTIASPLAFRSSITTR, encoded by the coding sequence ATGGCGCGCTATATTGACGAAATCCTGCAACCCGGCGAACGGGTGCTGTATTCGACCAATGCGCACTGGATCTTCTATTTCCCGGCCATCCTGGCCTGGATCGTGGCCCTGGGCCTGCTGCTCCTGTCAGGGCAGACCTCGGTCGAGGGGCTCGCGATTCTGTGTCGTATCGCGGCGGGCGTGGTGGCCTTGGCGGCCCTGTTCTGGACCCTGAAGGGCTGGTTCCACCGCTTCACCACCGAGACCGACGTCACCAACCTCAGAGTTGTGCACAAGACCGGCTTCATCAAGCGCCGCACCTTTGAAATGGCGCTCGACAAGGTCGAGAGTGTCGACGTCAACCAGTCGATTCTTGGACGTATTCTCAACTACGGCGACGTGACCATCAACGGCGTCGGCGAAGGTCGCGAAACCATCCGGACCATCGCCTCGCCGCTCGCCTTCCGTAGTTCGATCACCACGCGGTAG